A window of the Vigna angularis cultivar LongXiaoDou No.4 chromosome 3, ASM1680809v1, whole genome shotgun sequence genome harbors these coding sequences:
- the LOC108326609 gene encoding RGG repeats nuclear RNA binding protein A has protein sequence MASMNPFDLLGDDAEDPSQQIVAEQLKVVTAAPKKPQTQPNKPAQLPSKPTPPAQAVREARSDSSRGGRGGGRGSGRGRGRGGSGFNRDYSNDDNSFPPHAGQGALDGESGRSSERSGYGGPRGPYRGGRGGRGGFGDGEAGEDGQPRRVYERRSGTGRGNEFKREGYGRGNWGLPTDELAQATDEVNETAKNFGEEKPSGDNDVAADGNKENPANEAEEKEPEDKEMTLEEYEKVLEERRKALQALKTEERKVDTKVFESMQQLSNKKDNDDIFIKLGSDKDKRKDTLEKEEKAKKSVSINEFLKPPEGESFYSAGGRGRGRGRGARGGYGGYPNANVPAPSIEDPGQFPTLGVK, from the exons ATGGCAAGCATGAACCCTTTTGATTTGTTGGGTGATGACGCAGAGGACCCATCTCAGCAAATTGTGGCTGAGCAGCTCAAGGTTGTCACTGCTGCTCCTAAGAAACCTCAGACGCAGCCCAACAAACCTGCTCAGCTTCCTTCCAAGCCAACCCCTCCTGCTCAGGCTG TGAGGGAGGCAAGAAGTGACTCTTCACGTGGTGGACGTGGTGGTGGACGTGGAAGTGGACGTGGTCGTGGCCGCGGAGGCAGTGGTTTCAACAGAGACTACTCCAATGATGATAATTCATTTCCTCCCCATGCTGGTCAAGGTGCTCTTGATGGAGAGAGTGGGAGGTCTTCAGAAAGGTCTGGCTATGGTGGGCCTCGCGGTCCTTATCGTGGTGGTCGTGGGGGACGTGGAGGTTTTGGTGATGGGGAAGCTGGTGAAGATGGGCAACCACGACGAGTCTATGAACGTCGCAGTGGGACTGGACGCGG AAATGAATTCAAACGGGAAGGTTATGGGAGAGGGAACTGGGGACTACCAACTGATGAACTTGCCCA GGCAACTGATGAAGTAAATGAAACTGCTAAGAATTTTGGCGAAGAAAAGCCTTCAGGTGATAACGATGTTGCTGCTGATGGAAACAAGGAGAATCCTGCTAATGAGGCTGAAGAAAAAGAGCCTGAGGATAAG GAAATGACTCTGGAGGAATATGAAAAAGTACTAGAAGAGAGAAGGAAGGCTTTGCAAGCACTTAAAACTGAGGAGAGAAAGGTGGATACCAAAGTTTTTGAATCCATGCAGCAGCTGTCAAACAAGAAAGACAATGATGACATCTTTATTAAGCTG GGATCTGATAAGGATAAGCGCAAAGACACTCTtgagaaggaagagaaagcCAAGAAG TCTGTCAGCATCAACGAGTTTCTGAAGCCACCAGAGGGTGAAAGCTTCTACAGCGCAGGTGGACGTGGGCGTGGTCGAGGACGTGGTGCAAGAGGTGGTTATGGTGGCTATCCAAACGCCAACGTTCCAGCTCCATCAATTGAAGATCCTGGGCAATTCCCTACTTTGGGTGTCAAGTGA